From the genome of Streptomyces sp. NBC_00659, one region includes:
- a CDS encoding helix-turn-helix domain-containing protein has translation MDEQPSEVPAGETAHALDRRAELSEFLRSRRARLKPEDVGMPDFGRHRRVPGLRREELAQLAGVSVAYYTRLEQGNGRNVSAEVLDSIARALRLTDAEHNHLTHLAKPKQHKKRQAARPQQVRGSLRQLLDTIDGVPAYITGRRSDVLVWNRMAAAVFGDWSELPPQERNWARMVFLRPEYRELFVEWEQKAIDIVCLLRMDAGCHPDDPRLAALVGELSVKSEDFRRLWATHDVKEKSHGVKLLRHPLVGDLALQFESFRLIGDSELALVTYHAEPGSGSAEALRLLASWGTDATRAGASSPR, from the coding sequence ATGGATGAACAGCCCTCCGAAGTGCCCGCCGGGGAGACGGCCCACGCTCTCGACCGGCGCGCCGAGCTGAGCGAGTTCCTGCGCAGCCGCCGCGCCCGGCTGAAGCCGGAGGACGTCGGGATGCCCGACTTCGGGCGGCACCGCCGGGTTCCCGGGCTGCGCCGCGAGGAGCTGGCCCAGCTGGCCGGGGTGTCCGTCGCCTACTACACACGCCTCGAACAGGGCAACGGCCGCAATGTGTCGGCCGAGGTGCTGGACTCCATCGCGCGGGCGCTGCGCCTGACGGATGCCGAGCACAACCACCTCACGCACCTCGCGAAGCCCAAGCAGCACAAGAAGAGGCAGGCGGCCAGGCCGCAGCAGGTGCGCGGTTCCCTGCGCCAGCTGCTGGACACGATCGACGGCGTCCCCGCGTACATCACCGGCCGGCGCTCGGACGTGCTCGTGTGGAACCGGATGGCCGCGGCCGTGTTCGGGGACTGGTCGGAGCTGCCGCCGCAGGAGCGGAACTGGGCGCGGATGGTCTTTCTGCGGCCCGAGTACCGGGAGCTGTTCGTGGAGTGGGAGCAGAAGGCGATCGACATCGTCTGTCTGCTGCGCATGGACGCGGGCTGCCATCCGGACGATCCGCGGCTGGCCGCGCTGGTCGGGGAGCTGTCCGTGAAGAGCGAGGACTTCCGGCGGCTGTGGGCGACGCACGACGTGAAGGAGAAGAGCCACGGGGTGAAGCTGCTGCGGCATCCGCTGGTGGGCGACCTCGCTTTGCAGTTCGAGTCGTTCCGGCTGATCGGCGACAGCGAGCTGGCGCTGGTCACGTATCACGCGGAGCCGGGGTCCGGCTCCGCCGAGGCGTTGCGGCTGCTGGCGTCGTGGGGGACGGACGCCACCCGGGCGGGCGCGTCCTCACCCCGCTGA
- a CDS encoding NAD(P)-dependent alcohol dehydrogenase, with protein MTTVVAYAAPAAKAPLERTTIERREVREHDVLIDIKFAGICHSDIHQAREGWGKATFPMVPGHEIAGIVAEVGSGVTKFKVGDRVGVGCLVDSCRECDNCKAGLEQYCTGGSVGTYNAVGKDGEPTYGGYSEKIVVDENYTLRIPDGISLDVAAPLLCAGITTYSPLKHWNAGPGKKVAVLGMGGLGHMGVKIAHALGAEVTVLSQSLRKKDDGLKLGADHYHATSDPETFKALRGTFDLILSTVSAPLDLDAYLALLRTDGAFVNVGAPEEPVRLNLFSVIGGRKTLAGSGIGGIQETQEMLDFCAEHGFGAEIELIDASEINEAYERVLASDVRYRFVIDAATIG; from the coding sequence ATGACCACTGTCGTTGCGTACGCCGCTCCCGCCGCCAAGGCTCCGCTGGAGCGCACCACCATCGAGCGTCGTGAGGTCCGAGAGCACGACGTCCTGATCGACATCAAGTTCGCCGGCATCTGCCACTCCGACATCCACCAGGCCCGCGAGGGCTGGGGGAAGGCCACCTTCCCGATGGTGCCGGGCCACGAGATCGCCGGCATCGTCGCCGAGGTCGGCTCCGGTGTCACCAAGTTCAAGGTCGGCGACCGCGTGGGCGTCGGCTGTCTGGTCGACTCCTGCCGCGAGTGCGACAACTGCAAGGCCGGTCTGGAGCAGTACTGCACCGGCGGCAGCGTGGGCACGTACAACGCCGTCGGCAAGGACGGCGAGCCCACCTACGGCGGCTACTCCGAGAAGATCGTCGTCGACGAGAACTACACCCTGCGCATCCCCGACGGCATCTCCCTCGACGTGGCCGCGCCGCTGCTCTGCGCCGGCATCACCACGTACTCCCCGCTCAAGCACTGGAACGCGGGCCCCGGCAAGAAGGTCGCCGTCCTCGGCATGGGCGGTCTCGGCCACATGGGCGTCAAGATCGCGCACGCGCTCGGCGCCGAGGTCACGGTCCTCTCCCAGTCGCTCCGCAAGAAGGACGACGGCCTGAAGCTCGGTGCCGACCACTACCACGCCACCAGCGACCCGGAGACCTTCAAGGCGCTGCGCGGCACGTTCGACCTGATCCTGTCCACCGTCTCCGCCCCGCTGGACCTGGACGCCTACCTCGCGCTGCTGCGCACGGACGGCGCCTTCGTGAACGTGGGCGCCCCCGAGGAGCCGGTCCGGCTCAACCTCTTCTCGGTGATCGGCGGCCGCAAGACCCTCGCGGGCTCCGGCATCGGCGGCATCCAGGAGACCCAGGAGATGCTGGACTTCTGCGCCGAGCACGGCTTCGGAGCCGAGATCGAGCTGATCGACGCGTCCGAGATCAACGAGGCGTACGAGCGGGTCCTGGCGAGCGACGTCCGCTACCGCTTCGTGATCGACGCGGCCACGATCGGCTAG
- a CDS encoding restriction endonuclease: MSRRSTGFVGVWAEVQRQQQRQRELDARRRRQEEQQARAQQRRAATEYREYRQAEARRRTEELDAQVASLQGLLAAGCRAPAFRAAALLRAEDIQPFAPGPLAQPVVMPDIGRYQAQSGWTANRRAQAQAEAQARFERDWHAAQAAEAHRQRQLASYQREYQQWADGRLAEVRRHNTGVAEVAEGVRRREPDSVIEYFSAALYSSSAWPEGFPRRIAAAYDAAAGQLVLDWELPAYDVVPEVKSVRYLSGADQDKETARPVTQRRSLYREVLAQCALLVLHELFGADEQSALESVVLNGFVDGHDPATGRPDHIVLVTVMAARSSFLGLHLAQVDAGSCLTDGLRGQLSARPDQLTPVRPGRRPQDVGNRVVAHGSDEEPDLYAMDPIAFEELVADLFRAMGMQAVTTQRSNDGGVDVDALDPAPIRGGKIVVQVKRYRNTVPPTAVRDLYGTVQDAGANKGVLVTTSGFGPGSHTFADGKPLELVAGPELVDLLHRHGLRGRLGDAGRSRAEPASRPSPRPSEPSSEPSSRPSRSDQGPGRQGPGQPDQGPRLPDDHNILGMGWTGSVALDVCALVCRGGRVLGDDHFVFYNNPRTPDGSVSALPASPPDKAAIGVSFDALPAEADRVVLVAAVDPEAAPDTDLSGFTDARIRLLGQDLAELDRLDVSDGRPGETALVLGSFRRRNDGDWKFVLGGKGYPGGLEELVRDFGIAVE, encoded by the coding sequence ATGAGTCGTCGCTCTACGGGTTTCGTCGGCGTCTGGGCCGAGGTTCAGCGGCAGCAGCAGCGCCAGCGGGAGCTCGACGCGCGACGGCGCCGGCAGGAGGAGCAGCAGGCGCGGGCCCAGCAGCGGCGCGCCGCCACGGAGTACCGCGAGTACCGGCAGGCCGAGGCGCGACGCCGTACCGAAGAACTCGACGCGCAGGTCGCCTCGTTGCAGGGCCTGCTCGCCGCGGGCTGCCGGGCGCCCGCCTTCCGGGCCGCCGCGCTCCTGCGCGCCGAGGACATCCAGCCCTTCGCCCCGGGGCCGCTGGCCCAGCCGGTGGTCATGCCGGACATCGGCCGGTACCAGGCCCAGAGCGGCTGGACCGCGAACCGCCGGGCGCAGGCGCAGGCCGAGGCCCAGGCGCGCTTCGAGCGGGACTGGCACGCGGCCCAGGCCGCCGAGGCGCACCGGCAGCGGCAACTGGCTTCGTACCAGCGGGAGTACCAGCAGTGGGCCGACGGCCGGCTGGCGGAGGTGCGGCGGCACAACACGGGTGTCGCCGAGGTGGCCGAAGGAGTCCGCCGCAGGGAGCCCGACTCCGTGATCGAGTACTTCTCCGCCGCTCTCTACTCGTCCTCGGCGTGGCCGGAGGGCTTTCCGCGCCGGATCGCCGCCGCCTACGACGCGGCGGCCGGGCAGCTCGTCCTCGACTGGGAGCTGCCCGCGTACGACGTCGTCCCCGAGGTGAAGTCCGTCCGGTACCTGTCCGGGGCCGATCAGGACAAGGAGACAGCCCGTCCCGTGACCCAGCGGCGGAGCCTGTACCGCGAGGTCCTCGCGCAGTGCGCGCTGCTCGTGCTGCACGAGCTCTTCGGAGCCGACGAGCAGAGCGCACTCGAATCGGTCGTCCTGAACGGCTTCGTGGACGGACACGACCCCGCCACGGGCCGGCCGGACCACATCGTTCTCGTCACGGTCATGGCGGCCCGCTCCTCGTTCCTCGGACTGCACCTGGCGCAGGTGGACGCGGGCAGCTGTCTGACCGACGGACTGCGCGGGCAGCTCTCGGCCCGCCCGGACCAGCTCACGCCCGTACGGCCGGGCCGGCGGCCGCAGGACGTCGGGAACCGTGTCGTCGCCCACGGCAGCGACGAGGAACCCGACCTGTACGCCATGGACCCGATCGCGTTCGAGGAGCTCGTGGCCGATCTCTTCCGGGCCATGGGGATGCAGGCGGTGACGACCCAGCGCTCGAACGACGGCGGCGTGGACGTCGACGCGCTGGACCCGGCGCCGATCCGGGGCGGCAAGATCGTCGTCCAGGTGAAGCGGTACCGGAACACCGTGCCGCCCACCGCCGTACGCGATCTGTACGGGACGGTGCAGGACGCGGGCGCCAACAAGGGGGTGCTCGTGACGACGTCGGGGTTCGGCCCCGGCTCGCACACCTTCGCCGACGGCAAGCCGCTGGAGCTGGTCGCGGGCCCCGAACTCGTGGACCTGCTGCATCGCCATGGGCTGCGGGGGAGGCTGGGTGACGCGGGCCGCTCGCGGGCGGAACCGGCCTCCCGGCCGTCACCGCGACCGTCGGAGCCGTCGTCGGAGCCGTCGTCGAGGCCGTCACGGTCGGATCAGGGGCCCGGGCGGCAGGGGCCCGGACAGCCGGACCAGGGGCCCCGGCTGCCCGACGATCACAACATCCTGGGCATGGGGTGGACCGGAAGCGTCGCCCTGGACGTCTGCGCGCTCGTCTGCCGGGGCGGCCGTGTCCTCGGCGACGATCACTTCGTCTTCTACAACAACCCGCGGACACCGGACGGTTCGGTGTCCGCGCTGCCCGCGTCGCCGCCCGACAAGGCCGCGATCGGCGTCTCCTTCGACGCGCTGCCCGCGGAGGCCGACCGGGTCGTCCTCGTGGCCGCCGTCGACCCCGAGGCCGCCCCGGACACCGACCTCTCAGGTTTCACGGACGCCCGCATCCGGCTGCTCGGCCAGGATCTCGCCGAACTGGACCGGCTCGACGTCTCCGACGGCCGACCGGGCGAGACCGCCCTGGTGCTCGGCTCCTTCCGCCGCAGGAACGACGGGGACTGGAAGTTCGTCCTCGGAGGCAAGGGCTACCCGGGCGGTCTCGAGGAACTCGTACGGGACTTCGGCATCGCGGTGGAGTAG
- a CDS encoding serine hydrolase domain-containing protein yields MRRTPYRRPLAAALLAASVLAPMTATPAAAGHAADVRPAGVRATGEDGYGKEEGYGKDDGARDSLGPALSARLDKAIADVRRQAGIPGVVVGLWMPGKGNYVRATGVADKATREPMSADSYVRIGSETKTFTVTALLELVDRHQVRLDDPISRYIPGVPNGRRITLRQLAEMRSGLFPYTSDADFEHDLLSDPQRAFTPRELLAYGFKHPNTFAPGAQFEYSNTNLVLLGLVVEKVTGHQLRDVIERRVLRPARLRHTLFPKGNEFPKPHPQGYTDQTLSGEVANSTDWNPSWAWAAGAMISNLQDLRHWAEVVATGTLLSPSTQAQRLRTLPTGFPGTSYGLGIFDASGWIGHNGSLPGYETATVYLPAKKATLVVMINTDITYQGQEPSTLVARAVTEIVTPDNVYAGAVVNP; encoded by the coding sequence ATGCGACGTACCCCCTACCGCCGTCCGCTCGCCGCGGCGCTGCTCGCGGCGTCCGTGCTGGCCCCGATGACAGCGACGCCCGCCGCGGCCGGTCACGCGGCGGATGTCCGCCCGGCAGGCGTCCGCGCGACGGGTGAGGACGGATACGGCAAGGAGGAGGGATACGGCAAGGACGACGGCGCACGCGACAGTCTCGGCCCCGCGCTGAGCGCCCGGCTGGACAAGGCCATCGCGGACGTCCGCCGGCAGGCCGGTATTCCCGGCGTCGTCGTCGGGCTGTGGATGCCCGGCAAGGGGAACTACGTCCGCGCGACCGGTGTCGCGGACAAGGCCACCCGCGAGCCGATGTCCGCCGACTCCTACGTCCGGATCGGCAGCGAGACCAAGACCTTCACCGTCACCGCGCTGCTCGAACTCGTCGACCGGCACCAGGTCCGGCTGGACGACCCGATCTCCCGCTACATCCCCGGCGTGCCGAACGGCCGCCGGATCACGCTGCGTCAGCTCGCCGAGATGCGCAGCGGACTGTTCCCGTACACCTCCGATGCGGACTTCGAGCACGACCTGCTGAGCGACCCGCAGCGCGCCTTCACCCCGCGGGAGCTGCTCGCGTACGGCTTCAAGCACCCGAACACCTTCGCTCCGGGCGCGCAGTTCGAGTACTCCAACACCAACCTCGTCCTGCTGGGCCTGGTCGTCGAGAAGGTCACCGGTCACCAGCTGCGCGACGTCATCGAGCGGCGGGTCCTGCGCCCGGCCCGTCTGCGGCACACGCTGTTCCCGAAGGGGAACGAGTTCCCCAAGCCGCACCCGCAGGGCTACACCGACCAGACCCTGAGCGGCGAGGTAGCGAACTCCACCGACTGGAACCCCAGTTGGGCCTGGGCTGCCGGGGCGATGATCTCGAACCTCCAGGACCTGCGCCACTGGGCCGAGGTCGTCGCCACCGGCACGCTGCTCAGCCCCTCGACGCAGGCACAGCGCCTCAGGACACTGCCGACCGGCTTCCCGGGAACGTCGTACGGCCTCGGCATCTTCGACGCGAGCGGATGGATCGGGCACAACGGCTCCCTGCCGGGATACGAGACCGCGACCGTCTATCTGCCCGCGAAGAAGGCCACCCTCGTCGTCATGATCAACACGGACATCACCTACCAGGGCCAGGAGCCGTCCACCCTGGTCGCCAGGGCCGTCACGGAGATCGTCACCCCGGACAACGTCTACGCCGGCGCGGTCGTCAATCCCTGA
- a CDS encoding winged helix-turn-helix transcriptional regulator, whose product MTNDDAHCYELVADCRLRAATDLFAHTWDPVVLTALRVGPRRRRELRAAIGGISDKVLTDSLHRLLASGLIERHAYAEAPPRVDYALTGLGQSLVEGPLTALGRWMTEYGDELLETQESGDAEGW is encoded by the coding sequence ATGACGAACGACGATGCGCACTGCTACGAGTTGGTCGCCGATTGCCGTTTGCGCGCGGCCACCGATCTCTTCGCTCACACCTGGGATCCCGTTGTGCTGACGGCACTTCGCGTGGGTCCGCGCCGACGCCGCGAGCTGCGCGCCGCGATCGGTGGCATCAGCGACAAAGTCCTGACCGACTCCCTGCACCGTCTGCTCGCGAGCGGACTGATCGAGCGCCACGCGTATGCCGAGGCGCCGCCCCGTGTCGATTACGCCCTGACCGGCTTGGGACAGAGCCTGGTCGAGGGCCCGTTGACGGCGCTCGGCCGCTGGATGACCGAGTACGGTGACGAACTTCTCGAAACCCAGGAGAGCGGTGACGCGGAAGGCTGGTGA
- a CDS encoding NADPH-dependent F420 reductase encodes MRIGILGTGTLAAALGEGWARAGHEVVIGGRSRIKAEKLAERLGHGVLAVAPHEAVAGRDAVLLAVSWDGVEDMMGSVSASDGALEGTPLIDPTNAVTHGVGTLLTGHRESMAGRIARLAPGARVVKAFHLFPADRWTSPPGGGRSRVTVAMCGDDATALDVVGELVRDVGGTPATLGTLERARQLEEVAGFVIGLVFAGFDPNSAVPQVPSADTSTGSQQ; translated from the coding sequence ATGCGCATCGGGATCCTGGGAACCGGGACACTGGCGGCGGCCTTGGGCGAGGGCTGGGCGCGTGCGGGACATGAGGTGGTGATCGGCGGACGGTCACGGATCAAGGCGGAGAAGCTTGCCGAGCGGCTGGGCCACGGAGTGCTCGCCGTCGCGCCGCATGAGGCGGTCGCGGGGCGCGATGCGGTACTGCTCGCCGTGTCCTGGGATGGTGTCGAGGACATGATGGGATCGGTGAGCGCGTCCGACGGCGCGCTCGAGGGGACACCGCTGATCGATCCCACGAACGCTGTCACGCATGGCGTCGGCACTCTGCTCACCGGACACCGCGAGTCGATGGCGGGGCGGATCGCCCGGCTTGCTCCAGGAGCCCGGGTCGTGAAGGCGTTCCATCTCTTTCCCGCCGACCGGTGGACGAGCCCGCCCGGGGGCGGCCGGTCCCGGGTGACAGTGGCGATGTGCGGCGACGACGCAACGGCGCTGGACGTCGTCGGCGAACTGGTCCGTGACGTCGGCGGGACCCCGGCGACGCTGGGGACACTGGAGCGCGCCCGCCAGCTGGAGGAGGTGGCGGGGTTCGTCATCGGCTTGGTCTTCGCAGGCTTCGACCCCAACTCCGCCGTCCCTCAAGTCCCCTCGGCCGACACGAGCACCGGCTCACAGCAGTAG
- a CDS encoding VanZ family protein: MPLAFCLTGVLGVTLALRGGEAGRAECVINHEVTEPLYTTQGLWNLAMFVPLGLFGVLALRRPLPVLVGVTALPCLIELAQALAPFVSGICDSADVEMNAGGGLLGVALGLVLVRGRVAWKAWARPGLIVAAVLGVTGVAVCQTAITLDHVDGSGVRDARDTERKAAERAIHQAFGNYYRVGAVRVSPGIDGHNGWISIQMSDGFPAELMWPGARQLNVSFENSAHPTKDSFPVAGFGKPGDARSAYLVARAYMKSHYPWAEAASSHATRPVGSKAEFGWLTSWRFKEHGVVMPRSLDVQINRAGRVSQMLVDSGPTHVDLPDRLISAKQAEEIVRKTQKKSGADVAALRIRADVLKVERAEGRQGPWRAMWSVKTTDTQCTPDEDGSGCEPFSTVVDAGTGQIHDE; encoded by the coding sequence TTGCCTCTGGCCTTCTGCCTGACCGGCGTGCTCGGCGTCACGCTCGCGCTGCGCGGAGGCGAGGCAGGGCGCGCCGAGTGCGTGATCAATCACGAGGTCACCGAGCCGCTGTACACCACGCAGGGGTTGTGGAACCTGGCGATGTTCGTCCCGCTCGGCCTGTTCGGCGTTCTGGCGTTGCGTCGTCCGCTTCCCGTGCTTGTCGGTGTCACGGCTCTGCCCTGCCTCATCGAACTCGCCCAGGCTCTGGCGCCGTTCGTCAGCGGTATCTGTGACAGCGCCGATGTGGAGATGAATGCCGGTGGGGGGTTGCTTGGCGTGGCCCTGGGACTCGTGCTGGTTCGGGGGCGCGTTGCGTGGAAGGCGTGGGCCCGCCCCGGCTTGATCGTGGCCGCGGTGCTCGGCGTGACAGGGGTCGCGGTCTGCCAGACCGCGATCACCTTGGACCACGTGGACGGCTCCGGTGTCCGGGACGCGCGCGACACCGAGCGGAAGGCCGCTGAGCGAGCCATTCACCAGGCATTCGGGAACTATTATCGCGTTGGCGCTGTACGCGTCAGCCCGGGCATTGACGGACATAACGGCTGGATATCCATCCAGATGTCCGATGGCTTCCCCGCGGAACTGATGTGGCCCGGCGCACGCCAACTGAACGTGAGCTTCGAGAACTCCGCCCACCCGACGAAGGACAGCTTTCCGGTTGCCGGCTTCGGAAAGCCCGGTGACGCTCGTAGCGCCTACCTCGTCGCCCGCGCCTACATGAAGTCCCACTACCCATGGGCCGAGGCGGCCTCATCGCATGCGACCCGGCCTGTCGGCAGTAAGGCCGAGTTCGGATGGCTCACCTCATGGCGGTTCAAGGAGCACGGGGTGGTGATGCCCCGCAGCCTCGACGTTCAGATCAATCGAGCCGGCCGGGTCTCGCAGATGCTGGTGGATTCCGGGCCCACGCACGTCGACCTTCCCGACCGGCTGATTTCGGCGAAGCAGGCCGAGGAGATCGTGAGGAAGACACAGAAGAAAAGTGGTGCCGACGTTGCGGCGCTGAGGATCCGGGCCGACGTGTTGAAGGTCGAACGCGCCGAGGGCCGGCAGGGTCCCTGGCGCGCGATGTGGTCCGTGAAGACAACTGACACACAGTGCACGCCCGACGAGGACGGCTCCGGTTGCGAGCCGTTCAGTACGGTCGTCGATGCGGGCACCGGTCAGATCCACGACGAGTGA
- a CDS encoding M48 family metallopeptidase, with translation MVHLVTAGLFIGGVLLIVLGFRTVVQPLVGVVLLGMALLLRPRPGRLDAELPTLRHVDAPALFDLVDRMADAAGVRRIDAIQLGPEFSVTVTHYGIRRKRCLVLGFPLWAAHPTRKPIAAVAHALGHLSGHDLRGDAFVGTALESLNAMARTTRAGNNAHIPSGAPAHSFRAGDVAGAASLFNARTRKGEWLLSIPRAAAAATARLLSWLILPATRRAEFDADDLAARMASTEAAIAASQDRQLARAVGIEVHRLAIATRTLKGDRSTAAAQEELWDKVARYSESLREKPGCDETTEPDGIGTVVGPAGLPSEPLRVARLAHEPRRGATITLDELDRNRIEDELRDPQQVLTRKVMRDCVPLTQ, from the coding sequence ATGGTCCATCTCGTGACGGCGGGACTGTTCATCGGCGGCGTGCTGTTGATCGTGCTGGGGTTCCGCACGGTTGTTCAGCCACTGGTGGGCGTGGTGCTGCTGGGCATGGCTCTGTTGCTGCGCCCACGTCCGGGCAGGTTGGATGCTGAACTGCCCACGTTGCGGCACGTGGACGCCCCGGCCCTGTTCGATCTGGTGGATCGCATGGCGGACGCAGCTGGGGTGCGACGCATCGACGCGATCCAGCTCGGTCCGGAATTCTCCGTGACCGTCACCCACTACGGGATACGACGCAAGCGGTGCCTGGTCCTCGGCTTTCCTCTCTGGGCCGCCCACCCCACCCGGAAGCCGATTGCTGCCGTTGCCCACGCTCTGGGGCATCTCTCCGGCCACGATCTCCGAGGAGACGCGTTCGTCGGTACCGCACTCGAGTCTCTCAACGCCATGGCCCGGACGACGCGAGCCGGAAACAACGCACACATCCCATCGGGTGCCCCCGCACATTCATTTCGCGCGGGAGATGTGGCAGGGGCTGCGTCGCTCTTCAACGCCAGGACCCGGAAGGGCGAGTGGTTGCTGAGCATCCCGAGGGCGGCGGCGGCTGCGACGGCCCGCCTGCTGTCGTGGCTCATCCTGCCGGCCACACGCCGTGCGGAGTTCGATGCGGACGACTTGGCCGCTCGTATGGCTTCCACCGAGGCGGCCATCGCCGCATCGCAGGACCGGCAACTGGCCCGCGCGGTCGGTATCGAAGTACATCGCCTGGCCATCGCGACCCGGACGCTCAAAGGCGACCGCTCCACGGCAGCCGCGCAGGAGGAACTCTGGGACAAGGTCGCCCGCTATTCCGAGAGTCTGCGCGAAAAGCCGGGGTGTGACGAAACCACGGAGCCGGACGGCATCGGGACGGTGGTCGGCCCTGCCGGCCTCCCGTCCGAACCCCTGCGCGTGGCACGACTGGCCCACGAACCGAGACGCGGCGCAACCATCACGCTCGACGAGCTCGACCGGAACCGCATCGAAGACGAACTCCGCGATCCCCAACAAGTGCTGACGCGCAAGGTCATGCGAGATTGCGTCCCACTGACACAGTGA
- a CDS encoding cystathionine gamma-synthase: MSDRHISQHFETLAIHAGNTADPLTGAVVPPIYQVSTYKQDGVGGLRGGYEYSRSANPTRTALEENLAALEGGRRGLAFASGLAAEDCLLRTLLSPGDHVVIPNDAYGGTFRLFAKVVSRWGVEWSVADTSDLESVRAALTPKTKAIWVETPSNPLLGITDIAAVAQIAREAGARLVVDNTFATPYLQQPLALGADVVVHSLTKYMGGHSDVVGGALITADQELGDELAYHQNAMGAVAGPFDSWLVLRGTKTLSVRMDRHSENAGRVAEMLTRHARVTRVLYPGLPEHPGHEIAAKQMRAFGGMVSFQVEGGEEAAVEVCNRAKVFTLGESLGGVESLIEHPGRMTHASVAGSALEVPADLVRISVGIENIDDLLQDLQQALG; encoded by the coding sequence ATGAGCGACAGGCACATCAGTCAGCATTTCGAGACGCTCGCGATTCACGCGGGCAACACCGCCGACCCCCTCACCGGAGCGGTCGTCCCGCCGATCTACCAGGTCTCGACCTACAAGCAGGACGGCGTCGGCGGCCTGCGCGGCGGTTACGAGTACAGCCGCAGCGCCAACCCCACCAGGACCGCGCTGGAGGAGAACCTCGCAGCCCTGGAGGGCGGCCGCCGCGGCCTCGCGTTCGCGTCGGGACTGGCGGCCGAGGACTGCCTGCTGCGTACGCTGCTCAGCCCCGGCGACCACGTGGTGATCCCCAACGACGCGTACGGCGGCACCTTCCGGCTCTTCGCCAAGGTCGTCTCCCGGTGGGGCGTGGAGTGGTCGGTGGCCGACACCAGCGACCTCGAGTCCGTTCGGGCCGCCCTCACCCCGAAGACCAAGGCGATCTGGGTCGAGACCCCCTCCAACCCGCTCCTCGGCATCACGGACATCGCCGCGGTCGCGCAGATCGCGCGCGAGGCGGGTGCCCGGCTCGTCGTCGACAACACCTTCGCGACCCCCTACCTCCAGCAGCCGCTCGCGCTCGGCGCGGACGTCGTCGTGCACTCCCTGACCAAGTACATGGGCGGCCACTCGGACGTCGTGGGCGGCGCCCTGATCACCGCCGACCAGGAACTCGGCGATGAGCTGGCGTACCACCAGAACGCGATGGGTGCGGTCGCCGGGCCCTTCGACTCCTGGCTGGTGCTGCGCGGCACCAAGACGCTCTCCGTGCGCATGGACCGGCACAGCGAGAACGCGGGCCGCGTCGCCGAGATGCTCACCCGTCACGCGCGCGTGACGCGTGTTCTGTACCCGGGCCTCCCGGAGCACCCCGGTCACGAGATCGCCGCCAAGCAGATGCGGGCGTTCGGCGGCATGGTCTCGTTCCAGGTCGAGGGCGGCGAGGAGGCGGCCGTCGAGGTCTGCAACCGCGCCAAGGTGTTCACGCTCGGTGAGTCGCTGGGCGGGGTGGAGTCCCTGATCGAGCACCCGGGACGCATGACGCACGCCTCGGTCGCCGGGTCCGCGCTGGAGGTCCCCGCCGACCTCGTTCGCATCTCCGTGGGCATCGAGAACATCGACGACCTGCTCCAGGACCTCCAGCAGGCCCTGGGCTGA
- a CDS encoding sigma factor-like helix-turn-helix DNA-binding protein has product MRERRASQGVRRTREFETFVAGAAGRLLHTATLLTAEPVDANPRARRLLTLALAHTYASWDRLHGEDPYDSARRQLIARFQRTAWHQYGSRGRRRTSPDHVLAGLTPQERLILVVRLYEGVAEEQAAALLGVPAERVRAICARAMATLLHPPRGPAPARVEVAPS; this is encoded by the coding sequence GTGCGAGAAAGGCGTGCCTCCCAGGGCGTCCGCCGTACCCGGGAGTTCGAGACGTTCGTGGCGGGCGCCGCAGGACGGCTGCTGCACACCGCCACGCTGCTCACCGCGGAGCCCGTGGACGCCAACCCGCGCGCGCGACGGCTGCTGACACTGGCCCTCGCCCATACGTACGCCTCCTGGGACCGGCTGCACGGCGAGGATCCCTACGACAGCGCCCGCCGGCAACTGATCGCGCGCTTCCAGCGCACCGCCTGGCACCAGTACGGGAGCCGGGGGCGCCGGCGCACGTCCCCGGACCACGTCCTGGCCGGGCTCACGCCCCAGGAACGGCTGATCCTCGTCGTCAGGCTGTACGAGGGGGTCGCCGAGGAGCAGGCGGCGGCGCTGCTCGGGGTCCCCGCGGAACGGGTACGGGCGATCTGCGCCCGCGCCATGGCGACCCTGCTGCACCCGCCCCGTGGCCCGGCGCCGGCCCGGGTGGAGGTGGCGCCGTCATGA